A window of Hymenobacter aerilatus contains these coding sequences:
- a CDS encoding hydrogen peroxide-inducible genes activator, which yields MTLQQLEYIVALDAHQQFVLAADKCFVTQPTLSMQVQKLEEELGVLLFDRTRKGVVPTAVGAKVIEKAREILRTSQQLREVVQVEKGELVGDLRLGIIPTLAPYLVPLFLVELVERHPQLRVQVEEMQSADIMQRLKENQLDVGLLVTPLDDRQLREIPLLEEPFLGYVSEGHSLYPQATICPTDLGAPGLWLLQQGHCFRHQVLNICSPSPVADSQPFAYESGSIETLKELVRRNHGYTLVPELSVLSELDNPMVKRFEAPEPVREISLVVHHGFVRLPLLHSLRELILAKVPARLHAGQAGRKIRWR from the coding sequence ATGACCTTGCAGCAGTTGGAATACATTGTGGCCCTCGACGCGCACCAGCAATTCGTACTGGCCGCCGACAAGTGTTTCGTGACGCAGCCTACCCTGAGCATGCAGGTGCAAAAGCTGGAAGAAGAGCTGGGTGTGCTGCTCTTTGACCGCACCCGCAAAGGGGTAGTGCCTACGGCCGTAGGCGCCAAAGTGATAGAAAAAGCCCGCGAAATTTTGCGCACTTCTCAACAATTGCGCGAGGTAGTGCAGGTGGAAAAGGGGGAGCTGGTAGGCGACTTGCGCCTGGGCATCATCCCTACCCTGGCGCCCTACCTGGTGCCGTTGTTTCTGGTGGAGCTAGTGGAGCGCCACCCCCAATTGCGCGTGCAGGTAGAGGAAATGCAGTCGGCCGACATTATGCAGCGGCTCAAGGAAAACCAGTTGGATGTGGGCTTGCTCGTGACGCCCCTCGACGACCGCCAGCTGCGGGAAATTCCGCTGTTGGAAGAGCCTTTTCTGGGTTACGTATCCGAAGGCCATAGCCTCTATCCACAGGCCACCATCTGTCCCACCGACTTGGGTGCACCAGGCCTCTGGCTGTTGCAGCAAGGCCACTGTTTCCGCCACCAAGTGCTCAATATCTGCTCGCCCTCGCCCGTAGCCGATAGTCAGCCGTTTGCCTACGAAAGCGGCTCCATCGAAACCCTGAAGGAGCTGGTGCGCCGCAACCACGGCTACACGCTGGTGCCGGAACTGTCGGTGCTAAGTGAACTGGACAACCCCATGGTGAAGCGCTTCGAAGCACCCGAGCCGGTACGTGAAATCAGCTTGGTGGTGCACCACGGCTTTGTGCGCCTACCCCTGCTGCACAGCCTGCGCGAGCTAATCCTGGCCAAGGTGCCCGCCCGCCTGCACGCAGGCCAGGCGGGCCGCAAGATCCGGTGGCGGTAG
- a CDS encoding PepSY domain-containing protein codes for METTTPRPAAPVRTGPVRRYVQRNMYRWHRILGLLTLLPVICWTLSGLLHPLMSNWLRPKIANELLPAQPAPRPVLPLTAVLAQHHLTHLRTVRLVRWQQQPAYQVLTADSPTAVPRYFNATTGAALPAAADQQFAEQLARYFTQDSTARLVSAERITHFTLDYPFVNRLLPVWKLTFARAGVSTVYVETMPARLATFNNPTRAAFLQFFSLLHSWSWLELLTNNTVRVVVMLMLLGIIIASTLSGLLIYGLLWSKFRTPRTGSNPVGWLRKYHRVVGLAVAFVTFTFAGSGAFHAFLKLRPDERLRFQHAPMLAAAQLPIDLTQLPLNWAQVQNVALAELHGQVYYQVTELPAEAGHPTPASTGQPIEAVRPPSVTYYSAATGEVLPNAPTQYATALANAFMQQADGQPAPPITETELVDHFGGEYSFINKRLPVVKVAYHTPHNTALYVEPATGRLAARVENADRYEGLSFAFLHKYHAVGSLGKNVRDAITMLAAAGVLAVSVLGVWLFVKMK; via the coding sequence ATGGAAACTACCACGCCACGCCCAGCGGCGCCGGTCCGCACGGGGCCGGTTCGCCGCTACGTCCAGCGCAATATGTACCGCTGGCACCGCATCCTGGGGTTGCTCACGCTGCTGCCCGTCATCTGCTGGACGCTAAGCGGGTTATTGCACCCGCTGATGAGCAACTGGCTGCGGCCTAAAATTGCCAACGAGTTGCTGCCCGCGCAGCCTGCCCCACGCCCGGTCCTACCCCTTACGGCGGTGCTGGCCCAGCACCACCTCACCCACCTGCGTACTGTGCGCTTGGTGCGCTGGCAGCAGCAGCCGGCCTACCAGGTATTGACAGCTGATAGCCCCACGGCCGTACCCCGCTACTTCAACGCTACCACTGGTGCCGCCCTACCTGCCGCTGCCGACCAGCAATTTGCCGAGCAACTGGCCCGCTACTTCACGCAGGACTCTACCGCACGCTTGGTGTCGGCGGAGCGCATCACACACTTCACCCTCGATTATCCGTTCGTCAACCGCTTGCTGCCGGTCTGGAAGCTGACGTTTGCGCGGGCCGGGGTAAGCACGGTGTATGTGGAGACGATGCCCGCTCGCCTAGCTACTTTCAACAATCCTACCCGGGCAGCATTTCTGCAATTTTTTAGCTTGCTGCACAGTTGGAGCTGGCTGGAACTGCTAACTAACAATACAGTGCGCGTGGTGGTGATGCTGATGCTGCTGGGCATCATCATAGCTTCTACCCTAAGTGGCCTCCTAATTTATGGATTGCTGTGGAGTAAGTTTCGTACGCCCCGCACAGGTAGTAACCCGGTGGGTTGGCTGCGCAAGTACCACCGGGTGGTAGGGCTGGCCGTGGCGTTTGTCACGTTCACGTTTGCCGGTAGCGGTGCTTTTCACGCATTTTTGAAGCTACGGCCCGATGAGCGCCTACGCTTCCAGCACGCACCGATGCTGGCAGCCGCACAACTCCCAATCGATCTAACGCAACTCCCTTTGAACTGGGCGCAGGTGCAAAACGTGGCACTGGCGGAGCTCCACGGCCAGGTGTACTATCAGGTAACGGAACTGCCGGCCGAAGCGGGCCACCCTACCCCGGCCAGCACCGGCCAGCCCATTGAAGCAGTGCGGCCGCCATCTGTTACGTACTACAGCGCCGCCACTGGCGAGGTGCTACCCAATGCCCCTACCCAGTACGCCACGGCACTGGCCAATGCCTTCATGCAGCAGGCCGATGGGCAGCCAGCGCCACCCATCACGGAAACCGAGTTGGTAGACCACTTTGGGGGTGAGTATAGCTTCATCAACAAGCGCTTACCTGTGGTGAAAGTAGCCTACCACACGCCGCACAACACCGCCCTGTACGTGGAGCCAGCTACCGGCCGCTTGGCAGCGCGGGTGGAAAACGCAGACCGGTACGAAGGGCTAAGCTTCGCCTTCCTGCACAAGTACCATGCAGTGGGCAGCCTGGGCAAAAACGTGCGCGATGCCATCACCATGCTAGCGGCAGCGGGGGTACTGGCCGTATCGGTGCTGGGGGTATGGCTGTTTGTGAAGATGAAGTAG
- a CDS encoding TonB-dependent receptor encodes MKAFSVLPLALLVSQVALAQRTLSGRVFDDATKEPLVGATVRTTDGKVGTTTNTTGFFSFTTDAAQVQVSAIGYQTLTLTPTGDEKALRVGLTPAVQDLQTVVVTASREAQLRTDVPVAISKLAPTVIQDTKPTLLTELINKVPGVVMLNYGNEQHGMGIRQPFGTSAYFLYLEDGIPLRPMGVFNHNALLESNPLAINSIEVVKGPASSLYGPEAVGGAINLLTKRPTSVPTLSVGVQGDQYGYRRVQFGGGGMLTPKLGAYVSGYLARQRNGWQTQSDYDKQSVNGRLEYTLTDRTRLTAAVSYNNYDSETSSAVDSVAYYRREYSSTSDFTYRNTYALRARLTAEHQWNSRNATTLTTYFRDNRVGQNPSYGIRWTSGAPTARGEVNVSAFKSYGVIAQHSVQFNWLGAKLLGGASFDYSPTQYDAHQIDLAAQLRADRKSVEKYTVTADRPDLLIADYDTDLRNSAVYAQLDLHPVPSLPALQLTVGGRFDRLAFGYDNYLDQSSGSKQYQQATPKVGLTYDLGKGRGLYANYSQGFSPPGLTAIFRRRPNTPAGAPAEFYYNLQPARFYNREVGGWASLLDEKVYVDVALYQLDGRNELLNIRQPDNSTDYQSAGKTLHRGVEYSLTYKPTKELFFRFGGTNAVHRYEEFVLSTRATDVVQNVNGKEMPQAPRWVANTELTYKPQWLSGLRAAAEYQRISAWYQNQVNTVRYADKGLFGAEGVSVLNLRAGYSWRETLELFVNVLNVTNERYATAATRGNALTDRSTYTPGAPRTVAVGVQYNFIGKK; translated from the coding sequence GTGAAAGCTTTTTCTGTGTTACCCCTGGCTCTGCTCGTGAGCCAGGTGGCTCTGGCGCAGCGTACCTTATCGGGGCGTGTGTTCGACGATGCCACCAAAGAGCCCCTGGTGGGCGCCACCGTACGCACCACCGATGGCAAAGTAGGGACTACCACCAACACCACCGGCTTTTTCTCCTTCACCACCGACGCGGCGCAGGTGCAGGTGTCGGCCATTGGGTATCAAACGCTCACCCTCACGCCGACGGGCGATGAAAAAGCCCTGCGCGTGGGCCTAACGCCCGCCGTGCAAGACCTGCAAACGGTGGTAGTAACAGCCAGCCGTGAGGCCCAACTCCGCACCGATGTGCCGGTAGCCATCAGCAAACTGGCTCCTACCGTTATTCAGGACACCAAGCCTACCCTACTCACGGAGCTAATCAACAAAGTGCCTGGTGTGGTGATGCTCAACTACGGCAACGAGCAGCACGGCATGGGCATCCGGCAGCCGTTTGGTACCAGTGCCTACTTTCTGTATTTGGAAGATGGGATTCCGCTGCGGCCCATGGGCGTGTTCAACCACAATGCGCTGCTGGAGTCCAATCCGTTGGCTATCAACTCCATTGAGGTGGTGAAGGGGCCGGCCTCTTCGCTCTACGGGCCAGAGGCCGTGGGCGGGGCCATCAACCTACTCACCAAGCGGCCTACCAGCGTGCCTACTCTTAGTGTGGGTGTGCAAGGCGACCAATATGGTTACCGACGGGTGCAGTTTGGGGGCGGCGGTATGCTCACGCCCAAGCTGGGGGCCTACGTGAGCGGCTACCTGGCCCGGCAGCGCAACGGCTGGCAAACGCAGTCTGACTACGATAAGCAGTCGGTGAACGGGCGGCTGGAGTATACGCTCACCGACCGTACGCGCCTGACGGCCGCCGTTTCCTACAACAACTACGACTCGGAAACCAGTAGCGCGGTGGATAGCGTGGCGTACTACCGGCGCGAATACAGCTCCACTTCCGATTTCACGTACCGCAACACCTACGCCCTGCGTGCCCGCCTGACAGCCGAGCACCAGTGGAACTCCCGCAACGCCACCACGCTAACCACCTATTTCCGCGACAACCGTGTTGGGCAAAACCCCAGCTACGGTATCCGTTGGACTAGTGGCGCCCCCACGGCCCGGGGCGAAGTGAACGTGAGTGCTTTCAAGAGTTACGGCGTCATTGCTCAGCATAGTGTGCAGTTCAACTGGTTGGGGGCAAAGCTATTGGGCGGAGCTAGCTTCGACTACTCACCTACCCAATACGATGCCCATCAGATTGACCTAGCGGCGCAGTTGCGGGCCGATAGAAAGTCGGTGGAGAAATATACCGTCACCGCTGACCGCCCCGATCTGCTGATTGCTGATTACGATACTGATCTGCGCAACTCGGCCGTGTATGCCCAACTCGACCTGCACCCCGTGCCCAGCTTACCGGCGCTGCAACTCACTGTGGGCGGCCGTTTCGACCGGCTGGCATTTGGGTACGACAACTACCTCGATCAGTCTAGCGGTTCGAAGCAGTACCAGCAGGCTACCCCCAAGGTGGGCCTCACCTACGATCTGGGCAAGGGTAGGGGCTTGTACGCCAACTACTCGCAGGGCTTCTCGCCGCCTGGCCTGACGGCCATCTTCCGCCGGCGACCTAATACACCGGCCGGCGCTCCGGCCGAGTTCTACTACAATCTGCAACCCGCGCGCTTCTACAACCGCGAAGTGGGTGGGTGGGCCTCGCTGCTCGACGAGAAAGTGTACGTAGATGTGGCCCTGTATCAGCTGGATGGGCGCAACGAGCTGCTCAATATTCGGCAGCCCGATAACTCCACCGACTACCAAAGCGCCGGCAAAACCCTTCACCGGGGCGTAGAATACAGCCTGACGTACAAGCCGACCAAAGAACTGTTTTTCCGATTTGGGGGTACCAATGCCGTGCATCGCTACGAGGAATTTGTGCTGAGCACCCGCGCTACCGATGTCGTGCAGAACGTGAACGGCAAAGAAATGCCCCAGGCGCCGCGCTGGGTAGCCAATACCGAGCTGACCTACAAGCCCCAGTGGCTGTCCGGTCTGCGGGCGGCTGCTGAATATCAGCGCATCAGTGCCTGGTACCAGAACCAGGTAAACACGGTGCGCTACGCCGACAAGGGCCTGTTTGGGGCTGAGGGCGTGAGCGTGCTCAACCTGCGGGCAGGGTATAGCTGGCGCGAAACGCTGGAGCTGTTCGTGAACGTGCTGAACGTGACCAACGAGCGCTACGCCACGGCAGCCACGCGCGGCAACGCCCTCACCGACCGATCTACCTACACGCCCGGCGCACCCCGCACGGTGGCGGTAGGGGTGCAATACAATTTCATCGGTAAGAAATAA
- a CDS encoding TlpA family protein disulfide reductase, translating into MRSSRLRFFLDWLPWLVLAAVVCIPALRVPVVGTLQRGLLATGIMRPTLPETSPAAPAQPTTATGAVPYPDVPLLTLDGRPTNLRALRGKVVFLNLWATWCPPCVAELPSIQALAARVDTQRVAFALVSLDRQPRRAQVFARRQGLTLPIYFPAAPLPAPFETDAIPATFVVTPDGRVDFRHEGMADYDSPKVKSYLEGLAQP; encoded by the coding sequence ATGCGTTCGTCCCGCCTACGTTTTTTCCTTGATTGGCTGCCGTGGCTGGTGCTAGCGGCCGTGGTCTGTATTCCGGCCCTGCGCGTGCCGGTGGTGGGCACTTTGCAACGCGGCTTGCTGGCTACCGGCATCATGCGCCCTACCCTGCCCGAAACGTCACCCGCTGCACCGGCTCAACCCACTACCGCTACGGGCGCCGTGCCCTACCCTGATGTGCCCCTACTCACGCTCGACGGCCGCCCTACCAACCTGCGTGCTTTGCGTGGCAAGGTGGTTTTTCTGAATTTGTGGGCCACGTGGTGCCCACCGTGCGTGGCCGAGTTGCCGAGCATTCAGGCACTGGCGGCACGGGTAGATACGCAGCGCGTAGCCTTTGCGCTGGTGTCGCTGGATCGGCAGCCACGCCGCGCGCAAGTGTTTGCGCGGCGGCAGGGACTTACGCTGCCCATCTACTTCCCGGCCGCTCCCCTACCCGCCCCGTTCGAGACAGACGCCATACCCGCCACTTTCGTGGTCACACCCGACGGCCGCGTGGATTTCCGCCACGAAGGCATGGCCGATTATGACTCCCCGAAAGTGAAGTCATACTTGGAGGGGCTAGCTCAACCGTAG
- a CDS encoding alpha/beta fold hydrolase: protein MAPSSHPTLVYLHYWAGSSHAWQGVAAALGPEYPSLAPDLGGFGGSPAPAGGYSVDAYADSVAAYIKDKQLTRYVLVGHSMGGKIALALAARQPTGLAGVALLSPSPPTAEPMTEQDRQDSLKAYGKPAEAEKTFHTITARPQSPTNKELIIQDNLRSSKGAWDAWLLHGSRENIAARMCDVQVPCAIIAGDQDQIMSPSVHGLETLPLLPDDTPLEIIGGAGHLLPYDAPAEVADLLSDFVSRLPLR from the coding sequence ATGGCTCCCTCTTCTCATCCTACCCTTGTTTACCTGCATTATTGGGCAGGCAGCAGCCACGCCTGGCAGGGCGTAGCCGCTGCGCTCGGCCCCGAGTATCCTTCCCTGGCGCCCGACTTAGGTGGGTTTGGCGGATCACCTGCGCCAGCCGGCGGCTACTCTGTGGATGCCTACGCCGATTCAGTAGCCGCGTATATCAAAGACAAACAATTAACGCGCTACGTACTGGTGGGCCATAGCATGGGCGGCAAAATTGCGCTAGCGCTGGCAGCACGACAGCCCACTGGTCTGGCAGGCGTGGCGTTGTTGTCGCCCTCGCCACCTACCGCCGAGCCCATGACTGAGCAGGACCGCCAGGATAGCCTAAAGGCCTACGGCAAGCCTGCCGAGGCCGAAAAAACCTTTCATACCATCACAGCCCGGCCGCAGTCGCCGACCAACAAGGAGCTGATTATCCAGGACAACCTACGCAGCAGCAAGGGTGCCTGGGATGCCTGGCTGCTACACGGCAGCCGCGAGAATATTGCGGCCCGCATGTGCGACGTGCAGGTACCTTGCGCCATCATCGCCGGCGACCAGGACCAGATTATGTCGCCCTCGGTGCACGGCCTGGAAACCCTACCTCTGCTACCCGACGATACTCCCCTGGAAATCATTGGCGGCGCCGGTCACCTGCTTCCCTACGATGCCCCAGCGGAAGTAGCCGATTTACTGAGTGATTTCGTTTCGCGCCTACCTTTGCGGTAG
- a CDS encoding N-acetylornithine carbamoyltransferase has protein sequence MQNFTSFADAGDYKALLAKALEIKQNPYGYQHIGKNKTVGLIFFNPSLRTRLSSVKAAYNLGAQAWVLNAGADSWTLEMADGAVMNGGTQEHIKEAIAVMSQYCDVLGVRTFPTLKDREEDYNEVVFKKIMQYATVPVVSLESATLHPLQSFADLITVAEHKQKERVKVVLTWAPHVRALPQCVPNSFADWFSEIDWVDFVITHPEGYELDPKFTKGARIEYDQQKALEGADFVQAKNWSSYQNYGQVISNDPSWMLTPEHMAGTNDAKFLHCLPVRRNVEVSDAILDSPNSLVIQEAGNRVFSMQTVLHELLK, from the coding sequence ATGCAGAACTTCACCTCCTTCGCCGATGCGGGCGACTACAAAGCCCTCCTCGCCAAGGCGCTCGAAATCAAGCAGAATCCATACGGCTATCAGCACATCGGTAAGAATAAGACCGTAGGGCTGATTTTCTTCAATCCCAGCCTACGCACCCGCCTGAGCAGCGTAAAAGCCGCCTACAACCTGGGCGCGCAAGCCTGGGTACTAAACGCCGGCGCCGACTCTTGGACGCTGGAAATGGCCGATGGCGCCGTGATGAACGGTGGCACCCAGGAGCATATTAAGGAGGCCATTGCCGTGATGAGTCAGTACTGCGATGTACTGGGCGTGCGCACCTTCCCTACCCTAAAGGACCGCGAGGAAGACTACAACGAGGTGGTGTTCAAGAAGATTATGCAGTATGCTACCGTGCCCGTGGTGAGCCTGGAAAGCGCTACGCTGCACCCCTTGCAGTCGTTTGCCGACCTGATTACCGTAGCCGAGCACAAGCAGAAGGAGCGCGTGAAAGTGGTCCTGACCTGGGCTCCGCACGTGCGCGCCCTACCTCAATGCGTACCCAATTCCTTTGCCGACTGGTTTTCGGAGATTGACTGGGTTGATTTCGTGATTACCCACCCCGAGGGCTACGAACTAGACCCCAAGTTCACAAAAGGCGCCCGTATCGAGTACGACCAACAGAAAGCCCTGGAAGGTGCCGACTTCGTGCAGGCCAAAAACTGGAGCAGCTACCAAAATTACGGTCAGGTCATCAGCAACGACCCCAGTTGGATGCTCACGCCCGAGCACATGGCCGGTACCAACGACGCCAAGTTCTTGCATTGCCTACCCGTGCGCCGCAACGTAGAAGTATCAGACGCTATCCTGGATTCACCCAACTCCTTGGTCATCCAAGAAGCCGGCAACCGCGTCTTCTCCATGCAAACCGTGTTGCACGAGTTATTGAAATAG
- a CDS encoding NAD(P)/FAD-dependent oxidoreductase, with protein MKPTIATVRPARQLLTSTDYDVVIVGAGSAGLSAALILGRSMRRVLVCDAGAPRNVTSPAVQGFFTRDCTAPTELLRIGRSQLTPYDSVEVRELRVTAIKKEDGHFRVEANTEANRTTVATARKVILATGVEDELPPLDGMREFWGRGVLHCPYCHGWEVRNQPLAIYGRGKTVTGLALLVSRWSSHITVCTDGPGHLTENARRRLRQQGIDVREECVRQLVGRPDGMLRCVEFETGEPLECHALFLHAPQHQRAPFAEQLGCRFTKKGAVWVDKKQQTSVAGLYATGDLTPGQQQAIMAAAEGSKAGIVINEQLTREECPK; from the coding sequence ATGAAGCCAACCATTGCCACCGTACGCCCAGCCCGCCAGCTGCTAACTTCTACCGACTATGATGTGGTGATTGTGGGTGCCGGTAGTGCCGGCCTGAGTGCGGCGCTGATACTGGGGCGTAGTATGCGCCGCGTGTTGGTATGTGATGCCGGCGCCCCGCGCAACGTGACCTCGCCCGCCGTGCAAGGCTTCTTCACGCGCGACTGCACCGCCCCCACGGAGCTGTTGCGCATAGGCCGCAGTCAGCTCACGCCCTACGACTCGGTGGAGGTGCGCGAGCTGCGCGTAACGGCCATCAAGAAAGAAGACGGCCATTTTCGGGTAGAGGCTAACACTGAGGCCAACCGCACCACCGTGGCAACGGCGCGCAAGGTGATACTAGCCACGGGTGTGGAGGATGAGTTGCCCCCTCTGGATGGTATGCGCGAGTTTTGGGGTAGGGGCGTGCTGCACTGCCCTTACTGCCACGGCTGGGAAGTGCGCAACCAGCCGCTGGCTATCTACGGCCGCGGCAAAACTGTTACGGGGCTAGCGCTGCTGGTCAGCCGGTGGTCGAGCCATATAACGGTGTGCACCGACGGGCCGGGCCACCTTACCGAAAATGCCCGGCGGCGCCTGCGCCAACAGGGTATTGACGTGCGCGAGGAATGCGTGCGCCAGTTGGTGGGTAGGCCTGATGGTATGCTGCGTTGCGTAGAATTTGAAACGGGTGAGCCGCTAGAATGCCATGCGCTCTTTCTGCATGCGCCCCAGCACCAGCGCGCTCCATTTGCCGAGCAGCTGGGATGCCGCTTCACTAAGAAAGGTGCCGTGTGGGTCGATAAAAAACAGCAGACATCCGTAGCCGGTCTTTACGCTACCGGTGACCTTACGCCCGGTCAGCAACAGGCAATTATGGCAGCAGCTGAGGGCTCCAAAGCTGGCATTGTCATCAATGAGCAGCTGACCCGGGAGGAGTGCCCAAAATAA